A region of the Exiguobacterium aurantiacum DSM 6208 genome:
GGCATCACGTGGTATCGCCGCAACTGGTGACAAAAAGACGGCCGAACGGTCGTCTTTTTCGATGAAAGGAGAGAGGGCACGTGGCCAAATATCGACAAATTTACGAACAGCTCGTTGAACAGATGCGAAACGGTGTCCTCGCCGCGGAGTCGAAGTTGCCGTCGGAGACCGAACTCATGCACACGTACGACGCGAGCCGCGGCACGGTCCGCAAGGCGCTCGATTTCTTGCAAGAGCACGGCTACGTCCGGAAGCATCACGGCAAAGGCGTCTTCGTCTTGCGGCGCGACCAGATCGAGTTTCAGTTCAACGGGATCGTCAGCTTCTCGGAAGTGTACGCGAGCATGCTCGGCCGTTCCATCCAGACGACGGTCGCGTCGTTCGAGGAGATCGAGGCACCGCCTTGGCTCGCCGAACGGATGAACCTCGAGCCGGAGACGAGGATGTACCGGATCGAGCGGGTGCGAAATTTCGATGGCGAGAACGTCATCTTGGACGTGAACTACTTCGTCAAAGACCTCGTTCCCGGCCTGACGAGAGAGATCGCCGAGCGGTCGATCTATGAGTACGTCGAGCGTGAGCTCGGCCTTCAGATCAGTTACGCCAAACGAAAGATCGCCGCCGAGGACGTGACGGCGCTCGACCGGATCCGGCTCGATCTGCACGACTACGACTACGTCATCGTCATCACGAACGACACGTTCCTGTACGAGGGGCGACAGTTCGAATATACGGAGTCCCGTCACCGGCTCGACAAGTTCCAGTTCAGTGACGTGGCCCGCCGCTAAGGCTCTTTCTTCGGAAAGGGTCTTTTTTTTGTCGTTTCGAATCGACACGAGAGGGAACAAAATGAGTGAACGACTGTCACACGTTTGTCACGATAACTTATATAGATAAGTTGTTGACACAACTCGTCTATATAAGTTAAACTTTGTTTGTAATCATATGTAACCGTTCTCAACAAACGCTTTCAAACAAAGGAGGCCTACATTATGAAGGCAGATTATCGTCAAATCGCGGCGGATATCCTCGAAGCCATCGGGGGCAAGGATAACGTCGACAAGGCGGCGCACTGTGTCACGCGGCTCCGTCTCTCACTGAAAGACCAGTCGAAAGTCGACGAGGCGAAAGTGAAAGAAGCCGACCTCGTCAAAGGAGCATTCGAGAACTCGGGTGTGTACCAAGTCGTCATCGGGGCGGGGGACGTCGAACGCGTCTACGCCGAGTTCATCAAGCTCGCCGGACTTGAGGCGGCGACGGTCGCCGAGGTCAAATCGGCCGGCGGCAAGAAGATGAACCCGCTTCAAAAACTCGTCAAAGTATTCTCGGACGTCTTCATGCCAATCATTCCGGCCATCATCGTCGCCGGTCTATTGATGGGGATCAACAACTTGCTCGCGTCGGAAGGCTTGTTCGTCGACAATGCGACGCTCATCGAGGCGTACCCGAACTTGCAAGGGCTGTGGGACCTCATTAACATGATGGCGAACACGGCGTTCGTCTTCCTGCCGGCACTCGTCGGTTGGTCGGCGACGAAACGGTTCGGCGGCAGCGAAGTACTCGGGATCGTCATGGGTCTCTTGCTCGTCCACCCGGATCTCTTGAACGCCTGGGGTTACGGTCAAGCGGCGCTTGAAGGCGACGTTCCGACGTTCGACATCCTCGGCTTGTTCGAGATTGAGAAAGTCGGCTATCAAGGTCAAATCTTGCCGATTTTGGCTGCGGCCTTCATCTTGAGCCATATTGAGATCTTCTTGAAGAAACATGTGCCGAACGCGATCCAGCTTCTCGTCGTGCCGATCACGGCCATCGTCGTCACCGGTTTCCTCGCGCTCGCGATTGTTGGTCCGGTCACGCGTGGTCTCGGTAACATCATCGCGATGAGCCTCGTCAACGTGTTCGAGGCGATTCCGGTCGTCGGGGCGCTCCTCTTCGGATTGTTCTATGCACCGCTCGTCGTCACGGGGATGCACCACTTGTTCATCGCCATCGACTTGCAGCTCGTCGCTGAGACGGGTGGTACGTTCATCTGGCCGATGATCGCTTTGTCGAACATCGCCCAAGGTTCGGCCGCACTCGCGATGTTCGTCGTTTACAAGCACAACGCGAAACAAAAGAGCATGGCGTCGACGTCGGCGATCTCCGCTTACTTCGGGATCACCGAGCCGGCCATGTTCGGGGTCAACTTGCCGAACAAGTTCCCGTTCTACTCGGCGATGATCGGATCGGCGACAGCCGCCATCTTTATCACGCTCAATAACGTCCAAGCGATCGGAATCGGTGTCGGGGGACTCCCTGGTTTCCTCTCGATCTTCACGGACAAGATCCTTCTCTTCATCGTCGGGATGATCATCGCGATCGTCGTCCCGTTCGTCTTGACGCTCGTCTTGTCGAAACGTTACATGAAGAAAGGTGAGATCGAACAGAATAAAGTAGCATGATGACTCGGGAGGGAGGGACGGCAGTTCGTCCCTCTTTTCCATTGGAATGAAAACTCTTACAAAAAGGAGATTACACACATGACACAACAAAACTGGCGCAAATCCGTCGTCTATCAAATCTACCCGAAAAGTTTCTACAGCCCGGAAGGCAACGCCACCGGATCCATCAAAGGGGTGACCGCGAAGCTCGACTACTTGGCCGATCTCGGCATCGAGTACATTTGGATGACGCCGGTGTACAAGTCGCCGCAAAACGACAACGGTTATGACGTGAGCGATTATTACGCCATCGACCCATCGTACGGGACGATGGACGACCTCGATGAGCTCATCCGCGAGGCCGA
Encoded here:
- the treP gene encoding PTS system trehalose-specific EIIBC component, which produces MKADYRQIAADILEAIGGKDNVDKAAHCVTRLRLSLKDQSKVDEAKVKEADLVKGAFENSGVYQVVIGAGDVERVYAEFIKLAGLEAATVAEVKSAGGKKMNPLQKLVKVFSDVFMPIIPAIIVAGLLMGINNLLASEGLFVDNATLIEAYPNLQGLWDLINMMANTAFVFLPALVGWSATKRFGGSEVLGIVMGLLLVHPDLLNAWGYGQAALEGDVPTFDILGLFEIEKVGYQGQILPILAAAFILSHIEIFLKKHVPNAIQLLVVPITAIVVTGFLALAIVGPVTRGLGNIIAMSLVNVFEAIPVVGALLFGLFYAPLVVTGMHHLFIAIDLQLVAETGGTFIWPMIALSNIAQGSAALAMFVVYKHNAKQKSMASTSAISAYFGITEPAMFGVNLPNKFPFYSAMIGSATAAIFITLNNVQAIGIGVGGLPGFLSIFTDKILLFIVGMIIAIVVPFVLTLVLSKRYMKKGEIEQNKVA
- the treR gene encoding trehalose operon repressor, with the translated sequence MRNGVLAAESKLPSETELMHTYDASRGTVRKALDFLQEHGYVRKHHGKGVFVLRRDQIEFQFNGIVSFSEVYASMLGRSIQTTVASFEEIEAPPWLAERMNLEPETRMYRIERVRNFDGENVILDVNYFVKDLVPGLTREIAERSIYEYVERELGLQISYAKRKIAAEDVTALDRIRLDLHDYDYVIVITNDTFLYEGRQFEYTESRHRLDKFQFSDVARR